Within Diprion similis isolate iyDipSimi1 chromosome 11, iyDipSimi1.1, whole genome shotgun sequence, the genomic segment AACATTAAAAGTCCGGCAAAAGTAAAGATGGTGAGTGTGAAAGTTAAAAGCAGAAGGAATGGTTGTAAGCCGCGACGTTTATTAGACAGTAAGTATCACCAGGTCGGAATGACGACCCTCGTTAGTTCAAGGAGCTAATTTTAGTAAGGCTAGTACGTGTAACACCGGCACTCACTTTAGATATTTAATTAAGTTTCCGCCGACAAGCATCTGCCTTTGTCGAGTTTTGACTACGTACGGGTGGTTAATGTTAAATGCGTGAAGTTGGAACCTTATCATCGAGTAAGTTGCGCAGAATATTATGTACTCCTGAGTCATTCATCGTGGCCTTACGGATTACGCGCATATTCGAGAtgcgagagagggagaaagagaaaaaaatctaaataaaaaCCACAGCCAGCAGTAATCATGGTAGACATAAAGCCCTCTTACCTCATACTTGCATCCACTGTCTTTCTACTGTCTGTTATTGCTCGAGCCAAGTAAAGGTTTTAATAGGGCTGTATATAACGTATCCAGACGTGAATGTGGTCTGCAATCCGATCCTGTAAAGTATGAAGCTATCAGATCCAATGGTCCGAGAATGCCCTCCAGCATTGCCCGTTATTCTTTCACCCCTTTCTCTATACATccatactatacatatatgtacataaccTATCTTCTGAAATGAATAGACATATCACCTTGCTATTGGCTATTCACCCGCGACCGCTccgaaaatttgtataataaacaacaatttttctggCGTATCAAGAAAGACACTTTAATGGTCATTTGTAAGTCATTAGATCGCGGAAGAAACGTTCGGTTAGAAATAACGTGCAATAAGCAGATGCTACTTGCCCAGATCGATGAATATAACAAAGGAATTCAATTACATTGCAAGTACTGTTTCCCGAATGAAATGCATTGCAGCAAGCAGTGGTTATGATATAATCCGGCTAAGTATATAGCAAAGTGCGATCCGAAGGTTCGATGTTCTCGTACAATATCTGCAAGGTATTAAATGCTTACTCACAATCAATGCAGTTCTGCATTTCGCGAGATATGAATTATGCATTATAGAATTACAGATTTACTCGGTCGACGGTCTGTGATGAGACAATACACACATTTTCCCGCCTTGCGGTAGAAGGAAATCTCGAGCTGAGTAATTCCCGCTTCAGAATTCAAGATGGGAACAGTAAAAGCAGCGGGATAAGAGGGATAAGATCCTTATTCCCGTGGGATGAGATGGGCAGGACTCGCGGACTCGCGTACTTAGCAGTTTCAAATCCTCACCCATTGTTCGCGCAAATTCTGCGGGGATAATCACGTGCGTTCATTTATACATACCTGTGTAATATACACACCCATACACTAGCATTTTCGCTTGTGTTCTTCGGAAAAGAAACTCGGTTAACCATAGAAAAGCCCTCGGTTAATTTGTAGGTAAGCTTCTCCGCGGGAGTTGACCAACTGGCTAATCTTTTTCGATTCCTTAAagatcgatgaaaattctttttactttatttctgTGTAAAGTTGTATTATAGCTGACTTGGGTACGCGAGCGAATGGTACACAAGATATCATTCGGCGCTGTTGGTGCAGGCAAAACAGTTTGCAGCGAAATATTGTCCCGTATAAGCCGCTCTCCAATATTTCATCAACTTTCTTCGCGGTTCTTTTATTCAGCGGATTCTTGTAGTCCCGTTACGCCCGCGGAGCAGAATGGAACGCGCAAAGTATGTCTAAGTATTTTACAAGAGTCCATCTGTAAGAAAATGCTATCTCCCCGGGTAGGTATTTTCTCGAACAATACATCAATATTCTCTATACATTTCCCAACGTTAATACGCTCGGAACATCGACGGCTGAAACTTGGAATTCGGTAAATATTACAACAATGGTTGAATGCTTTATGTACAATCACCGCGTTAACGTGACAGCATAATCGAAAGAGAGGTTCTCGTCCGAAATtggaagtgaaatttttacgaagGCAAATATAAAGATCCAAAACGTCAAATTTAACGTTCCaaatatcgatgaaaaaaaaggtggaaaaTTATGTAGCTCCGTTTTTTGATTACAAGGGAATTGAATTTATAGATACGTTAACCTCGGTCTCGACCACGTAATGAATTTAGGGAGGATCTAAGCGAGGTCAAATACCGCTGGCTTATATACAGTAGCCGTGAAATATATTGCTTCGCGAAATGATTCCCTTTATAAATCAGCCACCATACATTTCAACGGTTGTCTCATTCCCGCCGACCGagaaaatcttatttttcttcaagatCCTCCGCCAAGACTTTGTCCGAATCTCCAACCTCCGGCTGGCCAATATTGGTTTTCTAgcattcaaaaagaaaaaatttagatgAAAAGTTTGACAGATTTAATTGTGGTATAGTAATTAGTTCATTCATATATAAATCAATCATGGTAATGATCAGTAAGTTGTAATAAATCCAAAATATTTCCACAAACTAATCACAGCTAGTGATAATTAACCTCTGGCACAAGTACTTTCCCGATTTGTCAAAGTGAACTCGTAGTGAACCCCTTAATGTCATAACAGGATGTTTGCCGAAGTCGGACAAGGCGAGCGAGTCGCTGTAATATGATTCCGATATCCAAAGGCGAATAGTAGGATAGTTAGAGGTTGTAACACGGGTCGAGGGAAGAAGGGTAATAGGTCGAAGTCCGTAGGAAGCCGGGCGGCGAGGCTAGAGGGTTGGTAAAGGTAGCCGGCGATGTGGAAGGGGAAGTGATTTGGTCGGTAGCGGGTCGGCGAGAGCGGGGTATGGCGGTGGTGTAGTAATTTGTCGGCTTGGGAGGTGGCTGGTTGCGAGCAGATAACGGGGGGCGGTCCATCCCCTTCTCATTCGAACCCCCAACCTCGAACCCTCGACACATAAGACGTCTGCCAGCCACCCACAGGTCGTAGGAGAAACTTAAACGTGGAAAGAGATCCTTCGCCTTGGAATCCAAGCGAAGAGCCAAGTATTCGAGGTGCACTTGATGGTCGTTGAAGTATCTCCCACCGCCATTGCCCCGTTCCTCGTTTTTCCGTTGAGTCGGTAATGGCAGGTACATTTATGGTCGGCAAACCACAAGCATATTTTGTAAATCCACAACCCATTTTTATTATGTTTGAAGAAAGAGAATGTCCAATACTATAGAATTCGACGTTCATACCCTAATCCGTGAAAGACCGAGGCGAAACTTTGGGATTAATTTTCAAGGAGTGTGTCTTCACTTGGACAAGAGCACGTCTCAGCGTTAGCTCCTacaatagaaataattaatccTCGGCGCCTCGTAGTCGGAGGTATACGAAGTGAAGCGAGAAGTTTTGTCTTGATACGCGACGGACCGAAGTAGAAACAGACGGGGAGAGAAAGGGGGAGGTGACTGGATGGGGTTGTTCGAAACTGCTGCAGGAACGTCACACAGTGCAAACGCTCAACTACAACTAGGCAAATCACCTTCTCCTCGTCCCTGGTGCACCGGAATCGCACCGGAGTCCTGAAATGTTGGGATTTACTGATTGGTTCCCCGAAAACGAAGTTGGCTCTCTAATCTCATTTCCCGCGCCTTTCTTCATCGAATTCGGTTCCCAATCCGCATTTCTATCCCGGTTTCTACTCTCTAtattcctctttctcttcgtCCCATACCGACGGGTTCGTATCTCTGTGGGCTGCTCTTTGCCAATTAGTTTAACATTACTAACGAAAAGTTCTAATTACTCTATGCGAGCTGCATGGCGAACAGTCGCTACCAGACCGTCTCGACACCCACTACACGAAAAACTCACGTTACGGTTTGCCCAATTTTGTCTCGAGTTGCAGAGAAAAATCCTGCCTTTGACAATGCACTTCAGTGtcgctgaaaatttattcaagtaGATTAAGAATGCCAGTGTCACAGTATTAGCATCAAGACCTGACGTTAGGCATAGATAACTTAGTtagcttttttattattataattagttAAAATCTTGCCAATCCCATATGTTCTCAGCGAGACAAATATTCCGCGAAAACTAAAACGAGATCGAGttataagtttttaatttcgattGATAAAATCTACTCGACCAATGAAATGTAAATCTAAAATTCGGTGACTTGTTTCAAAGATACGTATGCAAATTGTCTTTCCATGTAAGTACTTATGCAAACTAAAAAAGAACATAAAGTAAGGGAAAACGGAAAGTCTATCTCGTAAAGTTCCGCGTTCAGAGCTCGAGTTGACTCAACCGTTCGTGAATCCCCGTCTCGTTGTGTACTCAGAGATTAGCCAAGCGTCAGCTCGAGAGATCTTGAGAAGGTAAGAGGATCCCCTTGGTGGCAGTCAACGTTGACTTGACCGGGACGCGACACGATTTCCGCGAGATTGGCCCAGACGTAGGGAACAAGACAGAGCCAAGTGTGACCAATCAGCGTCGTCCTGAGAGTACCTCGGTCTTCGTTCAAAGACTAGACAATAAAGGCGGCTCGGTTCCTTAGGCCGGGCTCTATTAGTCTCTTGAATACTTGAGACTCGAGTTAATGACGTCACGGTGGTATGCAAGATTACGCCGTGACTAGGTGGGTTTAATTTGACTACGTCAGACATATTAAAGATACTAACTCACTGCTAAGTTGAGCACTAACTGCTGGGATTGCTGGGTACCATTTCTGCACACACCGTCTTATGAAATCCTTGCGTCATCTGGCGAGATCTCGCTTCCTACCCGCTTCTTCTCATTGAAATGAACTTTGTTTAGGTACTGTTACAACCTCACACATCACAAGAGAACCACTGACATGTACTTGAAAGGAAAATTACCACTCAAGAAAGCGccacttgtaaaaaaaaacctacagCCACTTTAGCTGCTTTTCATTTGAGCAACTTAAACTGTATGACGAAAAGCAATAATCTAGTCGTAGCTTTTCGCGTCCGTTTATGGTACCATGACGGACCAATTTCTTCGTGGAAACAACATGGCGAGTATTACTGCGACGTCTATTTTCCGCAAGGTGGTAATAGTCCTCTCTTCAATTCCGTCATGCTCCAAGAAGAAGGAGAGTTTATGGTTGTCATATTCGACAGGTGAGAATAAGAATATTTCACATCTTGACAAGTTCCTCATGCGACTCGTCACTAGTTTTATTGTTCGTATATTTCTGAAAGTGCAGTATTTCGCAGTAGTTTCATTTCGACATCCATGCAATAATCCAGTCGTTGATACATCATGTAACCACATGGTTAACTGGGGTCAACCTGTGGCAAAGACCTCGAGCTGCTTAGACATTCGCTACTTAAACATGCTGCACCACTAATTAAAGCCCACCCCAACATCACGTGTATACATGCACAGTTTGCGATCCAACCGCTTTTCCTTGAATCGTCAAACTTACCGGGCCACTGAAGTACTAGTTCTCACGTTGAACAGCAAACTGAAACCTACAACGAACACCTAGTCATCTGAGGTATACTGCAGCAGTGTCTTGGTTCATTAGATAGAGCTTACCCTCACCCAACTTTGGACCAGAATATCGATTTGCATTCAGCTAAAACAGTATAGCGGTAATCGAGATGGTGAACAAGGTGAACTGAATTCCAACAAGTGAGAACGATGGTTTTTGGCTTCCACGTCCAACCATTGTCGATCGTGCCAGTTCTACATTATCCCAAATATGGACAAGCCGTCAAGCCCCGCGACGTGACTACGATAGAATATGCAAGCCTGAATCGGTAACGCTGAATCAACGAGGGAACTCAATACAGGGAAACTATGAGGTACAGCTAGTGCAGCCGAACTTGGGACAAGAATCTTCGAGTACGTTTACCTTTAACCTTTGCATATATCATAGTCATTTGCAAACGTAATCAGACTATACTGTATCGAAGCAAATTGCATGAATtgggaaaatatgaaatttgtgCCTGAACCATCATGAATGATAATGactttgttaattattttactcGTGGGATTATCATGTTCTCATTGGCATCGGCAATGAAGAACAAGAGTCACAAGTCAGACACCATTATCGTACTCTTGACGCGTCACTTTACTTGGAAGCGTTCTAAGATAGTGCGGAGATGGAAGCCTCTTATAAAAAGATATTTCGGAACTTGAATAACTATGCATGGGTTTATTCTACGTATACCAAGCGAATTATTTCCATCTCGTTGTTTCGCGACCCTTTCACGTACCCGTAACTCTGAGTAGATGGTTAGTGACGTGGAGTAGGAAGGCCGGAAGCGACGGCAGCTGAGACGCCGGAAGTAAAATGGCTATACAACATTGCTCTGTACCTCTCTGCAGCCCATACCTTCCCAACGTTTCCGCACCCTCGGCTCTATCTCTCTTgcataataacaaaattaatattgttgCGAATTGCTCTGTGTTTAAAACATGTTCGAGTGTACGATATGCACATTCATGTATGTATCTACCTCGTATAACGTGTGCGCGCACCATCTATTCGGGTTGTTATTTGCATCTGGTCACCCTGTGGCGGTTGACCACGAAACTAGTTTTACCCCCACACCAACATATCTTCTGCATATGCGGTATGATGCAAAAGCAGGTTGACCAAGAGTCGATTCAACGCGTGTACTCAACTACAGGTGACTGAACATTGTACATTTTAcgcgatttcaaaaaatcacacaCATCTACTCGGGATTAATCTGCTGATATAAAGTATTCCATCAACTCGACAGGATGTAAATTTGAACTCACCAGAAACGATGGACTTTCACGATGGACGTTGCCTGTCCGTCATGGTAATATATGACTACCGAATTTTTCGTACGGGCTGAAAAAGGTCAAAATTCAAATGCTGAATCTTGCTAAATGTGTGAATTTGGGAAAAGTTAGTCGAATGTAAAGTCAATTGAGACGTACGCTCGTTCCGTGCCAATTAATTAAGTCGTTAAGATAACAACATGCCTGCTATACGAGAAGAATTAATTAGTTATGTAGATAAGTTAGAAAGCAGAAAATTCAGGTATGGCATTCAGCAGTTGGTAACATGCCGTAACGATACGGTGACCATTTGTTCACTAACTGCTTTCATAAAATGGTATTATGATACATGCGTAAGCATTAACAGCTGCAGTTGAGGAAGATAATTGTTGGTAAAACAGGGAAGTATCTACATACTTGAAGTTCGAGCGTGACACCCTGATTCAATCGGTAAGTAGACGATCCTCTTGTGGATGGATACGAGCTGGCAATTTTTGTTTGATCGATAGTAACGCTCGAGTAATGCGGGTTTCACTTGGATTTGCATAACAATACATTTGATATGACATTTACAATAGTTTTGATAGAAATATAGTAAGTTCTgatttataatatacacacatgtgATCCAAGGAAACTATTCACAcgtaataaacaaatttgcgATATGCCTCAACGGACGTCACCAGGATACTGTCGTGCCAGAACTAAAATACGAACTCTGAACACTACCAAGTAGGTTGTCACATTTACTATAATTCTAATCGTAATATATGTAATTCGCATTTTGGGATTTTGAATGAGACTCGTGATTGGTTCTTCGAGTCTAACACACGttgtttctaatttttgtttaaccTTGGTGTATGTCTCAAAATGCATTCCATTCTATTTTCCGTTTGTTAACTGACAGCCTCCGTCATAATAATAGCACGAAGTATCAGAACAATGTTCGAAGTCAAACGACGGttgatttcttgtttcttcagttttcaaatattaatcaGGCCTCCTATTCCAGATGGGAGTTACCGATTTCTGGTTCTAAGGCCTACTGGGACAAGATTTGCGATGATCTTGAGAAGCGCACGGAACACGTAAGTGATTCATCCCAACTTCCTTCACCCTCACCCAATGACCTTATCGATCCTAATGTGAAACTAAACCGCGATGTTATTTCGATAAACAAACCTGATCAGATCGTGGAGCCGTTGGTAAAAATCTTTCCACCAACACCGATGGGTTTGACATCCGAAAATCTTATGTTCCGATCTATAGATagtttgataataaataaaaactatacTGATCGCAGTAATAAAGACCGTTTAATCATGAATAGTTCGCGGGCGCCTAATAATCACATGACTCAAAGTAAAAATGTGAATCTCTATGACATCTCAGTGAGCGTGACAGAttttttgaagaataaaagtaTGCAGACAAGGAAAACTTGtcaaatacataaaaatacaCCACCGCTGAAAATCTTTGACGATAATCTTAAAAGATTCTTACCTAAGAAAAAGTTGAATCACAAATTACCTATGACTGCGACGACAGTATTACCATCAAATGCTTTGGATCCTGCAAAATTACACAGAACTAAATTTTGCCCGTATCGTAATCAACGAGTTTCGGAAAATGATATAGAATTGAGTACTGGATtagtgaaaaatcgaaagcGGTGGTCACGTTCGCTTAGACGATACAAAACTGCAGTTTCTGATGAGAACAATgtagaaaacaattttgaacaatttttaaaggTTCCAAAATCTTCTGGTTTGAACTTACACTCGAGTTCGAAGCAACCGGGATTGAGTAGGAAATCTAAatcagaaattataaaatcaaaCTTGAATCACATACTTAGTATTCCCAAACTGAACGAAATTGGTATAGATGAGAATTTATTCATAATCAGTGAAGATGTAAGTAGCGACGATGCCATTATCGAAAACTCGGATAGCGATACAAGGGCCAGCTTGAATTACCAGCAGAAAATGCAGACCATGCGAGACAAATATAacgttgaattgaatttattgcGGACCCAAAATTTCAACACACCAAAGTCCGAAATAACTgttttgaaatcaaaaacaaattttgaccCCATATTGagccaatctgtaaaattacCCAGACTACCTGACGAGCTATCACCTGATTTCGTTGGTAGAAATAGACTCAACATTATTAGACCGCAGGTGAAACCGGAAAAGGACTTTCTCAAGGTACCAAAGCTAGGCGCCATAAGCTCTTACCCAAGTTTCAGCAAACTCACAGCTGACGAAAATGTCGAGGTGGAAGAAAATGTAAAGTCACCTGTACAGAGGTTGACTAGAGTTGACAATTCACGAAGTCTGACGTTGTCTGATCAGCGCATAGAATCGGATAAGACGAACTACTTGAAGGTTCCAAAATTGGGTATGATGAGTTCTTACCTGAGTTTCACCAGCTTGATACCAGACGGTCTCGATAGTGACGATAATGCAAATGGCGATTCAGAATCAACTTCGAAATACCCAACTAATCGATTGTCAAATGACATGTTGACTTCTACTGAAGGGAATGTAACACAGGACGCATTGATCTCGTTTGACAAGTCCACTGCATTAAACTCGAGTGGTAGAAAAGCTCCCAGTAACAAAACTGGACCAGAATCTTTGACAGCTAAAAACATAGATATGAATTCCACTGTAGGAAATTATTCCCAAATCGAAAAACCGATGAGACGATATTCTTTGAAGAACTCAGTTCGTTATGCGTACAAAGCGTTGAAATTCTTGACCCGCAACAAAAATTTGGATTTCAAACCTCAGAGTTATCAACAACTACAAAAATCTAGCTCGTCCGGTGGATCCAGTAACAGTTCTCAAGTATCAAAATATTCTAAATTTGAACCGGCAATAAAACTTCTTACATATGAAGATATAATCAAGGAAAGACGCATAACTCGATCAGCTAGTTCAAGCACTTATGCATCCATGAAGTCAAGACTTAAGCATAGAGCTTCGCAATACCTTGGATCAGACTACATTTTGACCAACTCTAACGCTGAACCTGCGACGTCTTCCACGACTATTTTGTCCTCGACAAGGTCAACTTCCGGTCCTACGCCTGAGTTTCAAGTGCCAGTATTAGAAAGACCTTCAGATGTGATCCTGAGCAAATTACCCGCAATGTCCATCTTTCCTAGGAAAAAGCACGATAAATGCTTGGCTTGCTTGTATAATGCTTTTAAAAAACCTATCGAATCAAGAATAGAGCTTCCGTTAACTGTGCGAAACGCAGTTGGGAAAGAACCTGTTGTAATGCTTTCTGAATCCGAATCTAGTTCCATCAGTCTACCAGATATGAAAGACCTACCGGACTCAAACTTAGAATACAACGATGATTGGACGGGGATTTCAAAGGGTAACGGAAAGTCTTTGTTGCTCGATAAAATCGATTGGAAATCATCTAAGAGTTCACTCCAAGCGAATTTCGATCCACAAAGATTTCGGCAACCATTTGCTCGAGCATCGGAAGATATCCAATCGCGGGAAAACCATCCCCGGTTAgaaagtgttaaaaaaaatttgtcacccAGTGA encodes:
- the LOC124412765 gene encoding uncharacterized protein LOC124412765, with translation MGLTSENLMFRSIDSLIINKNYTDRSNKDRLIMNSSRAPNNHMTQSKNVNLYDISVSVTDFLKNKSMQTRKTCQIHKNTPPLKIFDDNLKRFLPKKKLNHKLPMTATTVLPSNALDPAKLHRTKFCPYRNQRVSENDIELSTGLVKNRKRWSRSLRRYKTAVSDENNVENNFEQFLKVPKSSGLNLHSSSKQPGLSRKSKSEIIKSNLNHILSIPKLNEIGIDENLFIISEDVSSDDAIIENSDSDTRASLNYQQKMQTMRDKYNVELNLLRTQNFNTPKSEITVLKSKTNFDPILSQSVKLPRLPDELSPDFVGRNRLNIIRPQVKPEKDFLKVPKLGAISSYPSFSKLTADENVEVEENVKSPVQRLTRVDNSRSLTLSDQRIESDKTNYLKVPKLGMMSSYLSFTSLIPDGLDSDDNANGDSESTSKYPTNRLSNDMLTSTEGNVTQDALISFDKSTALNSSGRKAPSNKTGPESLTAKNIDMNSTVGNYSQIEKPMRRYSLKNSVRYAYKALKFLTRNKNLDFKPQSYQQLQKSSSSGGSSNSSQVSKYSKFEPAIKLLTYEDIIKERRITRSASSSTYASMKSRLKHRASQYLGSDYILTNSNAEPATSSTTILSSTRSTSGPTPEFQVPVLERPSDVILSKLPAMSIFPRKKHDKCLACLYNAFKKPIESRIELPLTVRNAVGKEPVVMLSESESSSISLPDMKDLPDSNLEYNDDWTGISKGNGKSLLLDKIDWKSSKSSLQANFDPQRFRQPFARASEDIQSRENHPRLESVKKNLSPSDSTVTNNFPKPLSLSSDHSKPSSLSGHSSESDEPQVQVKQTVPTSECVVSPYAPLHWAPSLDPLKSLKLRKPVSMHGRAISITKTEDNSGSDENIDDYRSARKEKKVNKLANKNDENVNVDPSTKSKLVKQPSIVAKIITSQLSTVMNLSKKLSRVDLLSNYSKVEDQMTTQHQQSITAILNRTSGDMSKELNVSVLDEKEQPVIDSNDQKMPDQSLLEFTDTFNLNQEEVKVPPSIESGSMRSPLSQITEQTVENESSVLSEDGKLDSAKTTSSGVHGASKHPDEPQNLIYSDERVTKILEKCIDENRTPFEMLEALSAEACNSDVFKSKNATIKPEIAHSAEVAKNLIKLLVNSRKYLSSNTFSPHLEFSSPQTPLCNPRQLRRVLPAETYSLVARILGMPENPANKPVARKSDIQSNCIEKDPFRLGQSYNRTSSADSCDLIVHPPSARGKKKSIIDEEEFEYPQLSPYALFMNKPRRKAIKWRPLVERDMLGYDPEATLNMRATRITNKICEDFCTWLRELGGGQSDDIDEEVLKDMFQIEFTAEACRAMQVLVKEIPMVPIAVAVARNTPGAGELALTRRHLIRDAKAESMLKKTIGFGSMLPRSLRFIPPKNRVVEKWLQCENVPRDLETMETVWKGITHLDSVKRFLAWVEAHPGVKPPKILTEAYAKKEALARQQSIEEAGGHIELEMDQIKSLKVGDVD